The following is a genomic window from Zalophus californianus isolate mZalCal1 chromosome 10, mZalCal1.pri.v2, whole genome shotgun sequence.
TTAAGTCTTTGCTCACGTTCTATCAGTAAGGTTTCTTAGCAATCCTATTTAAATGTGCAGCACGCCACTCCCTGCCCCAATACCAGCactctttatccatttttcctgaagcattttttttttttttaattttaatgttgaaTCCCCAGTGCCTAAGCAGAGTCCGGCACATTGTACGCGCTCAATAAATATGTCGAATTAACGAACTGCTAGAATGACACTAGGCCTTGTGATACATACGTTAACAATACTATCTCATTTAAAGCGCACAACCGCCCCGAGGCTGGCACCGCCGCTTTTTCTATTTCACAACGGGTAACTGAGAGGCTGCAGCTTGCGGACACCCCGGCTTCCGGCTCCCGCGCCCGGCTGTCAGGGCTGAcgtgtcccccctccccctctccccgcaGGTCCCGAGCGAGGCGCCAGCGCCGTCGGCCGACCCGGCGCGCCCACACGCGTGCCCGGACTGCGGCCGCGCCTTCGCGCGCCGCTCCACGCTGGCCaagcacgcacgcacgcacacgggCGAGCGGCCCTTCGCGTGCACCGAGTGCGGCCGGCGCTTCTCGCAGAAGTCGGCGCTGACCAAACACGGCCGCACGCACACGGGCGAGAGGCCCTACGAGTGCCCCGAGTGCGACAAGCGCTTCTCGGCCGCCTCGAACCTGCGGCAGCACCGGCGGCGCCACACGGGCGAGAAGCCGTACGCATGCGCGCACTGCGGCCGCCGCTTCGCGCAGAGCTCCAACTACGCCCAGCACCTGCGCGTGCACACGGGCGAGAAGCCGTACGCGTGCCCGGACTGCGGACGCGCCTTCGGCGGCAGCTCGTGCCTGGCGCGTCACCGACGCACGCACACGGGCGAGAGGCCGTACGCATGCGCCGACTGCGGAACGCGCTTCGCGCAGAGCTCGGCGCTGGCCAAGCACCGGCGCGTACACACGGGCGAGAAGCCGCACCGCTGCGCCGTGTGCGGCCGCCGCTTCGGCCACCGCTCCAACCTGGCGGAGCATGCGCGCACGCACACGGGCGAGCGGCCCTACCCgtgcgcggagtgcggccggcgCTTCCGTCTCAGTTCGCACTTCATCCGCCACCGTCGCGCGCACATGAGGCGCCGGCTCTATATCTGCGCTGGCTGCGGCCGGGACTTCAAGCTACCGCCTGGCGCCACGGCCGCCACTGCCACCGAGCGCTGCCCAGAGTGCGAGGGCAGCTGAGCCACCGTTCTTGTCGCCGCGGGGTTGCGAGCGTCCGGCTTGTGGGAGGAGTGGGGGCGGACACGCTGGGACCCTAGACCTGGGGCCGCATTAACCAGGACCTCCCTGGCTCACCACCAGGGGCTGGGAAAGGGTGGGATGGCAGGCCTGGCTGCCTTGGaactgggaggcagggagaatcCCCTTACTGGGAACCCTGGAAACAATGCCCACTCCCCGCTCACTACAACCCCTTGACCCGTGTTAGTGAATAAAGTATTATATCCTCGCCCCACCTGTGCCTGTGAGTGAGgcggggggaaggaggaaagttGGTGTCTTATCCAGGCTTAAGTGACTTGAATGAGTTATGGAGCCAAGTGGGGCAATAGGCCCAAAGGGGTTCCCTGAACTGGCTTTTTATGTGTGTGGGGAGTCCTCATAACTTAAAGTCTGGAAGGGTCCACAAATAGAGCATATTCTGGTCAAGCAGCCGCTGCATTGTTCGGCGAGCAGGCATGAATTTCCTTCTAGGAGAGATGGGCTGACTTCATTTCTTAACTTGGATGCCAGCGTTCGGTGTCAGGAGGGCACAGGATGAGGAGCAGGACAGGAATTGAAGTGGTGGCAATTGTTACACCCCAATCTGGACACGTTGAGTGTGAGGTAAACGCAGAGGAGTCAGGTGACTGGAAATAACAGCTTGGGGATAGCAGGTCTGGAGTGCATGATACCTCTTCTAGAAGAGGGTACCCAAGGAAAGTCTGTGAAAGGACAGCCAGAgctggaaagaaaacagaagcgtCCTGTCTGGGAAATCTAAAGGAAAGTGTTTCATGGAGGGAGTGGTCACTCTGTTAGATGCTGTATCTGTAGCTCAGGGAAAGTGGTGACAGGAGGAGTGGGGGTGAAAGCCATCCTTGAGTGGGCGAGAGTATAAATAGGAGAATGAGGAAGCCGAGTGGATGGGTGTAGACAACCCATTTTAAGAGGCTTGGCTGTGAAAAGCAAGAGGGAAATGGCTGGAGGTTCGTTGGGTTTGTTTGGTCAGTAGGGAAGAAACCTGATGATGCTTTATATATGCTGGTGGCAGAGCtgacagaaaggaagagaagttgGTTATATAGAAGAGAGGGAAGGTAACTCATCATGGAGAGGACATACGATAAGAGACCAGTAAGGATAAGGTTCCTGCTGTCACTAGTAGGGAGAGGAAAGGTGGGTTTGGGAATACAAAGCTGAAGCAGTTCTAATCCGCATTTTGTTTTACCTGGCAAGTAAGAGGTCACTGGTTAAAAGGGAGTGAGGTCATTAGTAAAAGGAATGAGACCAGTAAAGAAGAATGCCTCTTTAGGCTCAGAGGGGCAGCAAAAGTAGTTTGGAGGGTTTTTTCTGGCATTACTGCACACTGAGGGAGGTAGGCCATGGTTATCCCCTAAAGGGAAGTGAtgtgcctgaggtcacacaaGGGGTAAATCATACGCACCCAACACCAGAGGTGCAAGTGGAAATTGGCCTTGGGAGGATAGGGGAGGAGGTAAGAGGCCCTCTCCAAGATGAGAGGAGTCTCTCTGTTCTCCCTATCAGACACTTGACCCTAATTTGTGATGAGGGCCCAGGGAGAGGAGCATTAGGCTCTCACAGGGTTGGGGTCCTGATCGACAAAGGTGGGTTTTAGGCCCAGGACCCTCTTAACTGTTGACATTCCCTGCTCTGGGGCCCTGAAAGTTTTGAGTTGAAAAAGCAAACAGATAACTGCAAACTTAGTCCctcctatatgccaggcactgtcctaagcactCTCCTTAAAAACGACTTAAACCTTACAACCCTATAAGGTAGataccattattttaattttag
Proteins encoded in this region:
- the ZNF771 gene encoding zinc finger protein 771 → MPGEQQTEEEEEEEMQEEMVLLVKGEEDEGEEKYEVVKLKIPMDNKEVPSEAPAPSADPARPHACPDCGRAFARRSTLAKHARTHTGERPFACTECGRRFSQKSALTKHGRTHTGERPYECPECDKRFSAASNLRQHRRRHTGEKPYACAHCGRRFAQSSNYAQHLRVHTGEKPYACPDCGRAFGGSSCLARHRRTHTGERPYACADCGTRFAQSSALAKHRRVHTGEKPHRCAVCGRRFGHRSNLAEHARTHTGERPYPCAECGRRFRLSSHFIRHRRAHMRRRLYICAGCGRDFKLPPGATAATATERCPECEGS